The genomic DNA AGGATGGAAATAATGATGGGAATCATAGCGGCAGCTAGGGCGGTGGCGCTGGCAAAGCCGAGGTGAATGATGATCAGGAAGGCGGCTAAAACGGCAAGGATAACAAGACCGGACATAGTCTGCAGGCCAAAGGCGCTCACAATAATCTTTGCCAGCCAAGCTGCCGCTTTAGTCGACAAGATGGCGGAACCTAAGCTGATGCCGACGCCGAACAGGATTAAGGTACCCCAGGGAATTTTAGCCTGGGCATCTTTCCAGGTCATGACGCCGATGCCGGGCAGCAGCATGAGCGTGATAGCAGCAATAGTAGTGGTCGAAGTATCGAACGGATGAACGATTTTTTCAGTTGACCAGAAAAAGAGGAGGATGAGCGAGAGAGCCAGCAGTTTCTTCTCGTCGGTTTTCATGGGACCAAGCGCCGCCAACTCTTTGGCTACTGCTTCTTTGCCGCCAGGGATTTCATCCATTTCGGGCGGCATTAGTTTAAGCAGAACATAATAGAGAACGACGGACATGATGGCGGAAAAAGGCGCGGCGGCAATAAACCAGTCCAGCCAGGTGATGTATACTCCTAGTTGTTTTTCGATGAAGCCCAGGGCGATTAAGTTTTGGGCCGCGGCGGTTTTGATGCCCACGTTCCAGAGGCTGTCGGCCTGGGCGGTGGCAATCATCATAACGCCGGCAAAAGCGCTTTTTTGGTTAACGCCAAAGGCTTTAATCATGCCCATGACAATTGGCACCAGACATGCTACGCGGGCCGTGGTGCTGGGCACGAAAAAGCTGAGGATAAAACCGACAAAGATTAC from Thermosinus carboxydivorans Nor1 includes the following:
- a CDS encoding DASS family sodium-coupled anion symporter, whose protein sequence is MQKVTATQPPQESFAKRYGLIIGLIALLAIILLPTPADLPVAGQRMLGILVFSVIVWMTDAISYPVSAAVIMTLMAFLLGISPEVANPKKLIGTSQALTMALGGFSNTALALVGGALFLSAAMTQTGLDKRIALFVLSKVGAKTNRVLAGVIFVGFILSFFVPSTTARVACLVPIVMGMIKAFGVNQKSAFAGVMMIATAQADSLWNVGIKTAAAQNLIALGFIEKQLGVYITWLDWFIAAAPFSAIMSVVLYYVLLKLMPPEMDEIPGGKEAVAKELAALGPMKTDEKKLLALSLILLFFWSTEKIVHPFDTSTTTIAAITLMLLPGIGVMTWKDAQAKIPWGTLILFGVGISLGSAILSTKAAAWLAKIIVSAFGLQTMSGLVILAVLAAFLIIIHLGFASATALAAAMIPIIISILQGVKTPGINIVGMTMILQYVVSFGFILPVNAPQNMIAYGTETFEVRDFIRTGIPLTIIAYALIVLLGATYWKWIGIVN